From a region of the Myxococcaceae bacterium JPH2 genome:
- a CDS encoding tryptophan synthase subunit alpha: MSGEIAKAFARAKSRGEGVLVGYAMAGDPNLERSVEVFAALIEGGADIVEVGVAFSDPIADGPIIQAASERALRAGATLRRVLDEVVPPLRQRYPETPLVIMTYVNVVLAMGEARYAKLARERGVAGTILPDLPPEESESLRATFDAEGLDLIPLCAPTTSATRAQSIARDARGFVYCVSVAGVTGMRAELPPDLSDRLELVRRVSPVPVVAGFGISNEEQARTLASHADGVVVGSALVRAAHADGPAAAKRLCADIKRGLKR, from the coding sequence GTGAGCGGGGAAATCGCGAAGGCATTCGCTCGGGCGAAGTCCCGAGGAGAGGGCGTGCTCGTGGGGTACGCCATGGCGGGCGACCCGAACCTCGAGCGCTCGGTGGAGGTGTTCGCCGCGCTGATAGAGGGCGGCGCGGACATCGTGGAAGTGGGCGTGGCGTTCAGCGATCCCATCGCGGACGGCCCCATCATCCAGGCCGCCTCGGAGCGAGCCCTGCGCGCCGGCGCCACGCTGCGCCGCGTGCTCGACGAGGTGGTGCCCCCGCTGCGCCAGCGGTACCCGGAAACGCCGCTCGTCATCATGACGTACGTCAACGTGGTGCTGGCGATGGGCGAGGCGCGCTACGCGAAGCTGGCGCGTGAGCGCGGCGTGGCAGGCACCATCCTCCCGGACCTGCCGCCCGAGGAGAGCGAGTCCCTGCGGGCGACCTTCGACGCCGAGGGACTGGACCTCATCCCGCTCTGCGCGCCGACGACCTCCGCCACGCGCGCGCAGTCCATCGCGCGAGATGCACGCGGCTTCGTGTACTGCGTGTCCGTGGCAGGCGTGACCGGCATGCGAGCGGAGCTGCCGCCGGACCTCTCGGACCGCCTGGAGCTGGTGCGGCGAGTGTCTCCGGTCCCCGTGGTGGCGGGCTTCGGCATCTCCAATGAGGAGCAGGCCCGGACGCTGGCCTCGCACGCGGATGGCGTCGTGGTGGGCAGCGCGTTGGTGCGCGCGGCCCACGCGGATGGCCCCGCGGCAGCGAAGCGGCTGTGCGCGGACATCAAACGTGGACTGAAGCGCTAA
- a CDS encoding SH3 domain-containing protein — protein MLTLLLSLALGQAHPSLEYSAPVEPSERTLEAYAFTRFAPSEQPLYVGVDEANLRREPTPDAAAVTTLTLGSSVRVLKAQEGQVKVGDYVNTWYQVEVVSPQAGADGARQTGWLFGNTLTPYRFEADLDGDGEKEVATVVMSNEFKMRVRILEPGLKPPRRVTNVDMDVPSTGEVASVGGPVVARLVPGKKAGVELLQLDSHPDSCGAYLTNYVSYVVPGRKKGVLGKGQVALSLVGIDDAPEHSNYKATFQPATRRVLVDWVRSEDSEDGKSVKELEKNRDVYQYGEGVYSLVRPGADGAVSQDKP, from the coding sequence ATGCTCACCCTCCTGCTGTCCTTGGCCCTGGGCCAGGCGCACCCGTCGCTCGAGTACTCCGCCCCGGTCGAGCCCTCGGAGCGCACCCTGGAAGCGTATGCATTCACCCGCTTCGCGCCGTCCGAGCAGCCTCTCTATGTGGGCGTGGACGAGGCCAACCTCCGGCGCGAGCCGACCCCGGACGCCGCGGCGGTGACCACGTTGACGCTGGGCTCCTCGGTCCGGGTGCTGAAGGCCCAGGAGGGGCAGGTGAAGGTCGGCGACTATGTCAACACCTGGTACCAGGTGGAAGTCGTGTCCCCCCAGGCTGGGGCGGACGGCGCGCGACAGACGGGGTGGCTCTTCGGGAACACGCTGACGCCCTATCGGTTCGAGGCGGACCTGGACGGCGATGGGGAGAAGGAAGTGGCCACGGTGGTGATGAGCAATGAGTTCAAGATGCGCGTGCGCATCTTGGAGCCGGGCTTGAAGCCTCCGCGCCGTGTCACCAACGTGGACATGGACGTCCCCTCCACGGGGGAGGTGGCCTCGGTGGGCGGGCCGGTGGTCGCGCGGCTCGTCCCGGGCAAGAAGGCGGGCGTGGAGCTGCTCCAGCTGGATTCCCATCCGGACAGCTGCGGCGCGTACCTCACCAACTACGTGAGCTACGTGGTGCCGGGGCGCAAGAAGGGCGTCCTGGGCAAGGGGCAGGTGGCCCTGTCGCTGGTGGGCATCGACGATGCGCCCGAGCACTCCAACTACAAGGCGACCTTCCAGCCCGCGACGCGGCGGGTGCTCGTGGACTGGGTGCGGAGCGAGGACTCGGAGGACGGCAAGTCGGTGAAGGAGTTGGAGAAGAATCGCGACGTGTATCAGTACGGCGAAGGGGTCTACTCGCTGGTGCGGCCCGGCGCGGACGGGGCCGTTTCCCAAGACAAGCCTTAG
- a CDS encoding HNH endonuclease, with translation MSRLRRRRILDVIATDTTFERVPHRGLEVWQGKCLHCNAHLVVGLDGEPISRATLEHIIPRTAGGTNAPENLALACARCNQGKGVRHDRHYPRDARARELVERLLARRQERWRGPDAEDDEPAPDEEETP, from the coding sequence GTGAGCCGGCTGCGCCGCCGCCGCATCCTCGACGTCATCGCCACCGACACCACGTTCGAGCGCGTCCCGCACCGCGGCCTGGAGGTCTGGCAGGGCAAGTGCCTCCACTGCAACGCGCACCTCGTGGTGGGGCTGGATGGCGAGCCCATCAGCCGCGCCACCCTCGAACACATCATCCCGCGCACCGCGGGCGGCACGAACGCGCCGGAGAACCTGGCGCTGGCGTGCGCGCGCTGCAACCAGGGCAAGGGCGTGCGCCATGACCGCCACTACCCCCGCGACGCGCGGGCGCGCGAACTGGTGGAGCGGTTGCTGGCGCGCCGCCAGGAACGGTGGCGCGGCCCGGATGCGGAGGACGACGAACCCGCACCCGACGAGGAGGAGACGCCGTGA
- a CDS encoding phosphoribosylanthranilate isomerase: MSVKVKVCGVTRLEDARATWAAGADALGLNFYPRSPRCVDVATAAALAATRPPLGAVVGVFVNASPEDIRLRVRECGLTAVQLHGDEPPEACGGFGVPVIKALQVRGPDDVARARTYVGAGEVAGLLLDGAAPGYGGGGVTFDWSLVARLTGEGLPVLVAGGLKPSNVAEAVRATRPYGVDVASGVESAPGIKDLDAVRAFVRTAKSLNLFGAIP, translated from the coding sequence GCGCGACGTGGGCCGCGGGCGCGGACGCACTGGGGCTCAACTTCTATCCTCGCTCACCGCGCTGCGTGGACGTGGCCACGGCCGCGGCGCTCGCGGCCACGCGCCCTCCGCTCGGCGCGGTGGTGGGCGTGTTCGTGAATGCCTCTCCGGAGGACATCCGCCTGCGCGTGCGCGAGTGCGGCCTCACGGCGGTGCAGCTCCACGGCGACGAGCCACCCGAGGCCTGCGGTGGCTTCGGCGTGCCTGTCATCAAGGCGCTCCAGGTGCGCGGTCCCGACGACGTGGCTCGGGCGCGCACGTACGTGGGCGCGGGCGAGGTGGCCGGTCTACTGCTGGACGGCGCCGCACCGGGCTATGGCGGCGGTGGCGTCACCTTCGACTGGTCGCTGGTGGCGCGACTCACGGGCGAAGGGCTGCCGGTGCTGGTCGCGGGCGGACTGAAGCCCTCCAACGTGGCCGAGGCCGTGCGGGCCACGCGGCCTTACGGCGTGGACGTGGCCAGCGGCGTGGAGTCCGCCCCTGGCATCAAGGATCTGGACGCGGTGCGCGCCTTCGTGCGGACCGCCAAGTCCCTCAATCTGTTTGGAGCCATTCCATGA
- the trpB gene encoding tryptophan synthase subunit beta: MKSETVAGRFGRYGGRYVPETLVPALLELEEAYAAARADPAFGEEVARVLREFVGRPTVLTPAHRLTESWGGATVWLKREDLAHTGAHKINNTVGQVLLARRMGKKRVIAETGAGQHGVATATACALFGLSCEVFMGALDVERQALNVFRMRALGAVVRPVESGSRTLKDAMNEAMRVWVSQVRDTYYVIGSAAGPHPYPTIVRDFQSIIGREIRAQTQAAIGRLPDAIIACVGGGSNAIGALHPFIEDASVRLVGVEAAGHGLQSGQHGASLTLGTEGVLHGSRSLVLQDENGQIQEAHSISAGLDYPGVGPELAHLATTGRMEVRTATDDEALAAFYEVARTEGILPALETSHAFAAARALARDMGRGKHLVINCSGRGDKDVATISARGVPAAVGVKA; the protein is encoded by the coding sequence ATGAAGTCGGAGACTGTCGCCGGACGCTTCGGGCGTTACGGCGGACGCTATGTCCCGGAGACGTTGGTGCCCGCGCTCCTGGAGCTGGAGGAGGCCTACGCGGCCGCGCGCGCGGACCCGGCGTTCGGCGAAGAAGTGGCGCGCGTGCTGCGCGAGTTCGTGGGACGGCCCACCGTGCTCACCCCCGCGCACCGGCTCACGGAGTCGTGGGGCGGCGCCACCGTGTGGCTCAAGCGCGAGGACCTCGCGCACACGGGCGCGCACAAGATCAACAACACCGTGGGCCAGGTGCTGCTGGCGCGCCGCATGGGCAAGAAGCGCGTCATCGCGGAGACGGGCGCGGGCCAGCACGGCGTGGCCACGGCCACCGCGTGCGCACTGTTCGGCCTGAGCTGCGAGGTGTTCATGGGCGCGCTGGACGTGGAGCGCCAGGCGCTCAACGTCTTCCGCATGCGCGCGCTCGGCGCCGTGGTGCGGCCCGTCGAGTCGGGCTCGCGCACCTTGAAGGACGCGATGAACGAGGCCATGCGCGTCTGGGTGTCGCAGGTGCGTGACACCTACTACGTCATCGGCAGCGCGGCGGGTCCGCACCCCTACCCCACCATCGTGCGCGACTTCCAATCCATCATCGGACGGGAGATTCGCGCGCAGACGCAGGCGGCCATCGGTCGCCTGCCCGACGCCATCATCGCGTGCGTGGGCGGCGGCTCGAACGCCATCGGCGCGCTGCACCCGTTCATCGAGGACGCGAGCGTGCGACTGGTGGGCGTGGAGGCGGCGGGCCATGGCCTCCAGTCCGGCCAGCACGGTGCGTCGCTCACCCTCGGCACCGAGGGCGTGCTGCACGGCTCGCGCTCGCTCGTGCTGCAGGACGAGAACGGCCAGATTCAAGAGGCGCACAGCATCTCCGCCGGTCTGGACTATCCGGGCGTGGGGCCGGAGCTGGCGCATCTGGCCACCACCGGGCGCATGGAGGTGCGCACCGCCACGGATGACGAGGCGCTCGCGGCCTTCTACGAGGTCGCGCGCACCGAGGGCATCCTGCCCGCGCTGGAGACGTCGCACGCGTTCGCGGCGGCGCGAGCGCTCGCGCGAGACATGGGTCGCGGCAAGCACCTGGTCATCAACTGCTCGGGACGCGGCGACAAGGACGTGGCGACCATCTCGGCGCGCGGCGTGCCTGCGGCGGTGGGGGTGAAGGCGTGA
- a CDS encoding histidine phosphatase family protein, whose amino-acid sequence MARTSPPVVVLVRHGETAWSRSGQHTGRTDMPLLDEGRKMGELLGAPLHRWRFAAVWTSPLSRAAETCARAGYGDVARAREDLLEWDYGAYEGRKGAEIRAERPGWTLWLDGAPNGENAQRVGERADHVIADAQALDDNVLIFSHGHFLRVLAARWLALPPDAGRLFLLSTGSISSLSADGEGTQPALACWNDTTHLRE is encoded by the coding sequence ATGGCCAGGACATCCCCCCCCGTCGTCGTGCTCGTGCGGCACGGCGAGACGGCATGGAGTCGCAGCGGACAGCACACGGGCCGCACGGACATGCCGCTCTTGGACGAGGGGCGGAAGATGGGCGAGTTGCTCGGCGCCCCGCTCCACCGCTGGCGCTTCGCCGCCGTGTGGACCAGTCCACTCAGCCGCGCCGCGGAGACGTGCGCACGCGCGGGCTACGGTGACGTCGCCCGCGCGCGCGAAGACTTGCTGGAGTGGGACTACGGGGCCTACGAAGGCCGCAAGGGCGCGGAGATCCGCGCCGAGCGCCCTGGCTGGACGCTCTGGCTGGATGGCGCGCCCAACGGAGAGAACGCGCAGCGCGTGGGAGAGCGAGCGGATCACGTCATCGCCGATGCGCAGGCCCTCGACGACAACGTCCTCATTTTTTCCCACGGCCACTTCCTGCGCGTGCTCGCCGCCCGGTGGCTGGCGCTCCCGCCCGACGCGGGGCGCCTGTTCCTGCTGAGCACCGGCTCCATCAGCTCACTCAGCGCGGACGGGGAAGGAACCCAGCCCGCGCTGGCCTGTTGGAACGACACCACGCACCTGCGCGAGTGA
- a CDS encoding anthranilate synthase component I family protein, whose translation MDAQERRAAYRRRAEKGEAVPVSVDLPADLDTPLSAYLKLGGGSRGFILESCHGGERFGRYSHVGVNPVGRVRLDRDGATLWRGAHEERREGKPLEILRSVWRELAVTPLPGEAPFLGGLVGYMGYNTISWLEPSVPDRHAPDIGFPDAEWLVCEDFVTHDTRTQRLRATAIARPALHASVAQALQDAEARAQAMADALRKPLPPEAYAPAPPLSGGAPPEVTWDRAGYEEAVRRAQEYILAGDCFQVVLARRFEARGHMPPLALYRALRRVNPSPYLFLVDLGEARALVGASPELLVQVRDGDVVVRPIAGTRRRGASEAEDQALEKELLADEKERAEHIMLVDLGRNDVGRVAAPGSVRLEDLMVIERYSHVMHIVSQVRGRLDPKYDALDALASTFPAGTVSGAPKIRAMQIIDALEPLRRGPYSGAVGYLSFCGTLDVAIALRTFFLDGDRTMWTAGAGVVADSVPSKESDETEAKAGAMAAALRLARAGGTP comes from the coding sequence ATGGATGCACAGGAGCGAAGGGCGGCATATCGCCGGCGCGCGGAGAAGGGCGAGGCGGTCCCGGTGTCGGTGGACCTGCCTGCGGACCTCGACACGCCGCTGTCGGCGTACCTGAAGCTGGGCGGAGGCTCGCGCGGCTTCATCCTCGAGTCGTGCCACGGCGGCGAGCGCTTCGGGCGCTACAGCCACGTGGGCGTCAACCCGGTGGGCCGCGTGCGGCTCGACCGCGACGGCGCGACGTTGTGGCGAGGCGCGCACGAGGAGCGGCGCGAGGGCAAGCCCCTGGAGATCCTGCGCAGTGTGTGGCGCGAGCTGGCCGTGACGCCCCTGCCGGGCGAGGCGCCCTTCCTGGGCGGGCTCGTGGGCTACATGGGCTACAACACCATCTCGTGGTTGGAGCCGAGCGTGCCGGACAGGCACGCGCCGGACATCGGCTTTCCCGACGCGGAATGGCTGGTGTGCGAGGACTTCGTCACCCACGACACGCGCACGCAGCGCCTGCGGGCCACGGCCATTGCCCGTCCCGCGCTCCACGCCAGCGTGGCGCAGGCGCTCCAAGACGCGGAGGCTCGCGCGCAGGCCATGGCGGATGCGCTGCGCAAGCCGCTGCCTCCCGAGGCCTACGCTCCCGCGCCGCCGCTGTCCGGGGGGGCACCTCCCGAGGTGACGTGGGATCGCGCGGGCTACGAGGAGGCGGTGCGCCGCGCGCAGGAGTACATCCTGGCGGGCGACTGCTTCCAGGTGGTGCTGGCGCGCCGCTTCGAGGCACGCGGGCACATGCCGCCGCTGGCGCTCTACCGGGCGCTGCGGCGGGTCAATCCCTCTCCGTATCTCTTCCTGGTGGATCTGGGCGAGGCGCGCGCGTTGGTGGGCGCGTCTCCGGAGCTGCTCGTGCAGGTGCGCGATGGGGACGTGGTGGTGCGCCCCATCGCTGGCACGCGCCGACGTGGCGCGAGCGAGGCCGAGGATCAGGCGCTGGAGAAGGAGCTGCTCGCGGACGAGAAGGAGCGGGCCGAGCACATCATGCTCGTGGACCTGGGCCGCAACGACGTGGGCCGCGTGGCCGCGCCGGGCTCCGTGCGGCTCGAGGACCTGATGGTCATCGAGCGCTACAGCCACGTCATGCACATCGTCTCGCAGGTGCGCGGGCGGTTGGATCCGAAGTACGACGCGCTCGACGCGCTGGCCAGCACGTTCCCCGCGGGCACGGTGTCCGGCGCGCCGAAGATTCGCGCCATGCAGATCATCGACGCGCTGGAGCCCCTGCGTCGCGGGCCCTACTCGGGCGCGGTGGGCTACCTGTCCTTCTGCGGGACGCTGGACGTGGCCATCGCGCTGCGGACCTTCTTCCTGGATGGGGACCGCACGATGTGGACCGCGGGTGCCGGCGTGGTGGCGGACTCGGTGCCTTCCAAGGAGTCGGACGAGACGGAGGCCAAGGCGGGCGCCATGGCCGCGGCCTTGCGGCTGGCGCGCGCGGGAGGCACCCCGTGA
- a CDS encoding cytochrome c3 family protein: MSGPLFPRWTNTVSRLSAATLLAVPAIAIGGLMAYVRSPAVTFQQHPVEQPIEFDHRHHAGDEQIDCRYCHWTVEKAPSAGIPSTTVCMSCHAQVWNKSPYLTEVRKAFFTDSAIPWVRVHNLPDFVYFNHSIHVNKGVGCATCHGRIDQMAAVQQFAPLTMSWCLDCHRDPKPNLRPAEFITSMTWTPPADKAEAAELGNKLAEEYDVHSRTSCSTCHR, translated from the coding sequence ATGAGCGGCCCTCTCTTCCCACGCTGGACGAATACGGTGTCGCGCCTGTCGGCTGCGACGCTCCTCGCCGTGCCCGCCATCGCCATTGGCGGTCTCATGGCTTACGTGCGCTCACCGGCCGTCACCTTCCAGCAGCATCCGGTGGAACAGCCCATCGAGTTCGATCACCGGCACCATGCCGGCGACGAGCAGATTGACTGCCGGTACTGCCACTGGACGGTGGAGAAGGCCCCGTCCGCGGGTATCCCCTCCACCACCGTGTGCATGTCGTGTCACGCGCAGGTGTGGAACAAGAGCCCGTACCTCACCGAGGTCCGCAAGGCGTTCTTCACCGACTCGGCCATTCCCTGGGTCCGCGTCCACAACCTGCCGGACTTCGTCTACTTCAACCACTCCATCCACGTGAACAAGGGCGTGGGTTGCGCCACCTGCCACGGCCGCATCGATCAGATGGCCGCCGTCCAGCAGTTCGCGCCGTTGACGATGAGCTGGTGCCTGGATTGCCACCGCGACCCGAAGCCGAACCTCCGGCCCGCGGAGTTCATCACCAGCATGACCTGGACCCCTCCGGCGGATAAGGCCGAGGCCGCTGAGCTCGGCAACAAGCTGGCGGAAGAGTACGACGTTCACTCGCGCACGAGCTGCTCCACATGCCACCGATGA
- a CDS encoding TAT-variant-translocated molybdopterin oxidoreductase yields MNTKPDGAPSQDTPSTFALPVVSDRTGASPSAHTHGDAVEQVLEHAAKRSVPAEGAYGKTYWLGLEEKLATPEFLEETRPEFPVGADLPPTGFVRREFMQLLGASLALAGASACSTRPSDERLVPYTKTPPEVVPGNALHYASGMTFAGHTSGLLITAREGRPIKVEGNPQHPINQGAAGTFEQAFLLSLYDPQRARVLRQGKAPRALRVLAEELASLASKATDGGARVRFLTEPINSPLLADVRTRILKKLPNARFHSFAPISQDANNEATRALFGQAVATRYDLSGADVILALDADFLESRPTNLAMARQFADRRDPKNGELNRLYVAEPRFSITGGMADHRVRVKSRDILGVAAAVAQAIGGQVSGLAAAAATKAGELNADLAHWVEAVAADLKSKPGKSLVIAGERQPAAVHALAHAINVALRNTDATVHYTQATTPEASGFGEINALVEDIKAGRVDTLVVTASNPLYTLPSDSGLAEVLNPATNPNREKLGVLYAAHYEDETSDHVRGAKDWFIPLAHQLETWSDGRALDGTVAIAQPLIQPLFNGVPEAEFFALFLDEPYRPAYQMLRDFWAGQSGLTAAAATFQSDFESRWETWVSEGVVAGTAANKVSATANLDAAHALIAAYTPPASGKGDLELNFVADYKVFDGRFGNNAWLQELPDPITKIVWDNAAILSPATANRLGFESGDMAELSYQGRKLTVPVTILPGNADDTIVVALGYGRNGLHEVVAKGIGFNANALRSVKAPWFDGGAQLTKTRGSYTFARTQYHWRMEGRPLALDMPVSQLTHPSEETEHILERVKGPIEPELQNILPGKDFDYSGGYKWGMAIDLSRCTGCNACVIACQAENNIPVVGKDQVGRGREMHWLRIDRYFQGSENDPAMVMQPVACVHCEKAPCEYVCPVNATTHSDEGLNDMVYNRCVGTRYCSNNCPYKVRRFNYLHYTQGKAPTEKMLMNPDVTVRNRGVMEKCTYCVQRIERARITARVEKRLIQEKELQTACQQTCPTQAIVFGSLNDKSQRVTQLTEDPRAYALLHELGTRPRTSHLIRVRNPNPALAVATEHSQAPEGGH; encoded by the coding sequence ATGAACACCAAGCCCGACGGTGCTCCTTCGCAGGACACCCCCTCGACGTTCGCGCTCCCGGTCGTCTCGGACCGCACGGGCGCTTCCCCCTCCGCCCACACCCACGGCGATGCCGTGGAGCAGGTGCTCGAGCACGCCGCGAAGCGCAGCGTCCCCGCCGAGGGAGCCTACGGCAAGACGTACTGGCTCGGCCTCGAGGAGAAGCTGGCCACGCCGGAGTTCCTGGAGGAGACCCGCCCGGAGTTCCCCGTGGGCGCGGACCTTCCCCCCACCGGCTTCGTGCGCCGCGAGTTCATGCAGCTGCTCGGCGCGTCGCTGGCCCTGGCCGGCGCGAGCGCGTGCAGCACCCGCCCCTCTGACGAGCGCCTGGTGCCGTACACCAAGACGCCGCCCGAGGTCGTCCCGGGCAACGCGCTCCACTACGCGTCCGGCATGACGTTCGCGGGCCACACCTCCGGCCTGCTCATCACCGCCCGCGAGGGTCGCCCCATCAAGGTCGAGGGCAACCCCCAGCACCCCATCAACCAGGGCGCCGCCGGCACGTTCGAGCAGGCCTTCCTGCTCTCCCTGTATGACCCGCAGCGCGCCCGCGTGCTGCGCCAGGGCAAGGCCCCCCGCGCCCTGCGCGTGCTGGCCGAGGAACTGGCCTCGCTGGCCAGCAAGGCCACGGATGGCGGCGCCCGCGTGCGCTTCCTCACCGAGCCCATCAACTCGCCGCTGCTCGCGGATGTGCGCACGCGCATCCTCAAGAAGCTGCCCAACGCGCGCTTCCACAGCTTCGCGCCCATCTCCCAGGACGCCAACAACGAGGCCACCCGCGCGCTGTTCGGCCAGGCCGTGGCCACGCGCTACGACCTGAGCGGCGCGGACGTCATCCTCGCCCTGGACGCGGACTTCCTGGAGAGCCGCCCCACCAACCTCGCCATGGCCCGCCAGTTCGCGGACCGCCGCGACCCGAAGAACGGCGAGCTCAACCGCCTGTACGTGGCCGAGCCCCGCTTCTCCATCACGGGCGGCATGGCGGACCACCGCGTGCGCGTGAAGTCGCGGGACATCCTCGGTGTCGCCGCCGCCGTGGCCCAGGCCATTGGCGGTCAGGTCTCCGGGCTGGCCGCCGCCGCTGCCACCAAGGCCGGTGAGCTGAACGCGGACCTCGCCCACTGGGTGGAGGCCGTCGCCGCGGACCTCAAGTCCAAGCCGGGCAAGTCGCTGGTGATTGCCGGCGAGCGTCAGCCGGCCGCCGTGCACGCCCTGGCCCACGCCATCAACGTGGCCCTGCGCAACACGGACGCCACGGTCCACTACACCCAGGCCACCACGCCCGAGGCCTCCGGCTTCGGCGAGATCAACGCCCTGGTGGAGGACATCAAGGCCGGCCGCGTGGACACGCTGGTCGTCACCGCCTCCAACCCGCTGTACACGCTGCCCTCCGACTCGGGCCTGGCCGAGGTGCTCAACCCCGCCACCAACCCGAACCGCGAGAAGCTCGGCGTGCTCTACGCCGCGCACTACGAGGACGAGACGTCCGACCACGTGCGCGGCGCCAAGGACTGGTTCATCCCGCTGGCGCACCAGCTGGAGACCTGGAGCGACGGCCGCGCGCTGGACGGCACGGTGGCCATCGCGCAGCCGCTCATCCAGCCGCTCTTCAACGGCGTGCCGGAGGCGGAGTTCTTCGCCCTCTTCCTGGATGAGCCCTACCGCCCCGCGTACCAGATGCTGCGCGACTTCTGGGCGGGCCAGAGCGGCCTGACCGCTGCCGCGGCCACCTTCCAGAGCGACTTCGAGTCGCGCTGGGAGACGTGGGTGTCCGAGGGTGTCGTCGCGGGCACGGCGGCCAACAAGGTCTCCGCCACCGCCAACCTGGACGCGGCCCACGCGCTCATCGCGGCGTACACGCCCCCCGCGTCGGGCAAGGGCGACCTGGAGCTGAACTTCGTCGCGGACTACAAGGTCTTCGACGGCCGCTTCGGCAACAACGCGTGGCTCCAGGAGCTGCCGGACCCCATCACCAAGATTGTCTGGGACAACGCCGCCATCCTGAGCCCCGCCACCGCGAATCGGCTGGGCTTCGAGTCCGGCGACATGGCGGAGCTCTCGTACCAGGGCCGCAAGCTGACCGTCCCGGTGACCATCCTCCCCGGCAACGCGGACGACACCATCGTCGTGGCGCTCGGCTATGGCCGCAACGGCCTGCACGAGGTCGTGGCCAAGGGCATCGGGTTCAACGCCAACGCGCTGCGCTCGGTGAAGGCCCCGTGGTTCGACGGCGGCGCCCAGCTCACCAAGACGCGCGGCAGCTACACGTTCGCGCGCACCCAGTACCACTGGCGCATGGAAGGCCGCCCGCTGGCGCTGGACATGCCGGTGTCGCAGCTCACGCACCCCTCGGAGGAGACGGAGCACATCCTCGAGCGCGTCAAGGGCCCCATCGAGCCCGAGCTGCAGAACATCCTGCCCGGCAAGGACTTCGACTACTCGGGCGGCTACAAGTGGGGCATGGCCATTGACCTGTCGCGCTGCACGGGGTGCAACGCGTGCGTCATCGCCTGCCAGGCCGAGAACAACATCCCCGTGGTCGGCAAGGACCAGGTGGGCCGCGGCCGCGAGATGCACTGGCTGCGAATCGACCGGTACTTCCAGGGCAGCGAGAACGACCCGGCCATGGTCATGCAGCCGGTCGCGTGCGTGCACTGCGAGAAGGCCCCCTGCGAGTACGTGTGCCCGGTGAACGCCACCACGCACTCGGACGAGGGCCTGAACGACATGGTGTACAACCGCTGCGTCGGCACGCGGTACTGCTCCAACAACTGCCCCTACAAGGTCCGCCGCTTCAACTACCTGCACTACACGCAGGGCAAGGCGCCGACCGAGAAGATGCTGATGAACCCGGATGTCACGGTGCGCAACCGCGGCGTCATGGAGAAGTGCACGTACTGCGTGCAGCGCATCGAGCGGGCCCGCATCACGGCGCGCGTCGAGAAGCGCCTCATCCAGGAGAAGGAACTGCAGACGGCTTGCCAGCAGACCTGCCCCACGCAGGCCATCGTCTTCGGCTCCCTCAACGACAAGTCGCAGCGAGTCACCCAGCTGACCGAGGATCCGCGCGCCTACGCGCTGCTCCACGAACTGGGCACCCGCCCCCGTACCTCGCACCTCATCCGCGTGCGTAACCCCAACCCCGCTCTCGCGGTCGCCACTGAGCACTCCCAGGCGCCCGAAGGAGGCCACTGA
- a CDS encoding aminodeoxychorismate/anthranilate synthase component II: MILVIDNYDSFTFNLVQLLFTLGAEVKVVRNDDLDVAGVAATGASHLVISPGPCTPHEAGVSVAAITHARIPVLGVCLGHQSIGAAFGGRVVRAPVPVHGKAAHIQHGGTGVFSGMSPGFQAARYHSLIVEKESLPAELEATAWSQDGLIMALRHRARPMVGLQFHPESVLTPEGPRLVRNFLEGTL; encoded by the coding sequence GTGATTCTCGTCATCGACAACTACGACTCGTTCACCTTCAACCTCGTGCAGCTGCTCTTCACGTTGGGCGCCGAGGTGAAGGTGGTGCGCAACGATGACCTGGATGTGGCGGGCGTCGCGGCGACGGGCGCCTCGCACCTGGTCATCTCTCCCGGGCCGTGCACGCCGCACGAGGCGGGCGTCAGCGTGGCGGCCATCACCCACGCGCGCATCCCGGTGCTGGGTGTGTGTCTGGGGCACCAGTCCATCGGCGCGGCCTTCGGTGGGCGGGTGGTGCGCGCGCCGGTGCCCGTGCACGGCAAGGCGGCGCACATCCAACATGGCGGCACGGGGGTGTTCTCCGGAATGAGTCCTGGCTTCCAGGCCGCGCGCTACCACTCGCTCATCGTCGAGAAGGAGTCGCTGCCCGCGGAGCTGGAGGCCACGGCGTGGAGCCAGGACGGACTCATCATGGCGCTGCGGCATCGCGCGCGGCCCATGGTGGGCCTGCAATTCCATCCCGAGAGCGTGCTCACGCCCGAGGGGCCTCGGCTGGTGCGCAACTTCCTGGAGGGGACGCTCTAA